The DNA window AGATTTAGGGTTATTGCTATTAGACCAAAAGAGGCCGTTTTCTTAAAATAATTGAGTTCTCTGGTGCTATTCAAAGTAGATTAGAGATAGTATGAGGAGATTTTTATTGAGACTTGGAGATGGTGGTGAACCTGTGGAGAGTTGTTCTAACGGTAAAGGGGTTTTGGTTTTGCCCAGCGTTCCATTTCCGAAGAACAAGAGGGACGTGGATCCGTTGTTCACTGTGAGGTTGGTGATAGCTGCAGGGTGTCCAATATCGCGGGATGGATTAGTGTGGACTAATTGTCCTCTTGATAGTGGGAGTGAGTTCATTAGGAGTAAGTTCCATAAGCATCTGATCAGGACGAGTTTTCATCAGGATGCATATGTGGATCTGAATGTTTTCGTCCCTGGATCATACTGTTATTACGTATCGTTTAAGGGTGATAAAGACAAGTTAGATACGACTCGgaagttttattttatagTACCTCCTGCATTATATATTGGGGATCGCTATTTGCCTATGGGTAGTCTTTCTGTGCAAACGCTTGTGTCTAAGTGGATTGATAAGAATGATTGGTCGGCTATGTTTAGCAAAGTTGCAGAAAAAGGATATAATATGATTCATTTCACTCCTCTTCAGAAAAGGGGGAAATCAGATTCACCGTATTCGCTTTTCGATCAATTGCAGTTCGACCCCACGTTTTTTCAGGACAAGAATGATGTAATACAGATGGTGAACAAGTTGCACAAGGAGTATGGAATTTTAACCATGACTGATGTTGTTTTTAACCACACTGCTAGCGATTCCCTCTGGCTGCTGGACCACCCTGAAGCGGCGTATAACATGGAGACTGCTCCACAATTGATCTCTGCCATGGAACTGGATCATGAATTGATAAAGTTCAGTGATAACATGGAGGAATTAGGCTACCCTATAATtataaaatcaacaagTGATTTGTTGCATGTAATTGATGGAATCAAAACCCATGTATTAAATCATCTAAAATTGTGGGAGTTCTATGTTATTAATGTGCAAAAGACGTTGGCTGAAGTGCCTGCCAAATGGAATGCAACTGATGATGTAGATATTGAAGTCCCTGAGGATATAAAATATGACCTTACCAAGCTTGCCGAGTATGTTCGCACGTGTGCAGCAGAAAAGAATTTTACTTCATTAAGCACTAGATATTCCAATCAGCTCAATATCCTCAAGTTTATTAGCATTTTAAAGGGTTTGTATGGAACCACATGGGGAGGAGAGACACAGCAGGAGGCGGTCAAAATCTTGGATGCAGTTAATTTACCGCTCTATAAAGATTATGATACGGATGTAGCAGCAATTTTGGAGCAGCTATATAATAGAATCCGTTATTTAAGACTTGACCCAACCGGCCCGCAGCTCGGAAAAATAACCAAGGAATGTCCCCTCACTGAATGCTATTTCACAAGGGTCACTGCAAAAAACGGAAAGGAATATTCCTTTGCAAACAATGGTTGGATATGGAATGGTAATCCGTTGGTCGATTTTGCCTCAAGTGACTCTAGAGCATACTTACGAAGAGAAGTCATTATTTGGAGCGATTGTGTTAAGTTGAGATATGGAAATGGCCCCGAAGACTCTCCGTATTTATGGGAGAGGATGTCAAAGTATATCACTTTGAATgcagaaatatttgacGGCTTCAGAATTGATAATTGCCATTCGACACCTTTGCATGTCGGTGAATACTTTTTGGATCTAGCAAGGAAAGTAAATCCAAACTTGTATATTACGGCAGAACTTTTTACCGGGAATGAGGCGCTTGACTGCTTGTTTGTGGAAAGATTGGCTATCTCATCCTTGATTAGGGAGGCCATGCAAGCTTCGTCTGAAGAGGAGTTATCAAGTATTGTTCACAGATATGGTGGTAAGCCCATTGGTTCTTACCACTACATGCCTCTGGATGACTTCCCCTATTCGGCTCAACTACCCAAAGATGATATTTCCCTCCCTGAATTTGGTTTTATTCAGCAGAATGCCAACCCAGAAGGTATTTCATATGCGGTTCCAAACGTTTTAACTGCTACTTCGCCACATGCATTGTTTATGGATTGCACGCATGATAATGAAACGCCATACCAGAGAAGAACTTTGGAAGACACGCTACCAACAGCTCTATTGGTTTCATTCTGTTCTTCAGCTATCGGTTCAGTATATGGATATGATGAGGTttatcctcatcaactAGATTTGGTACAAGAGAACAGAACGTATTCCGTTCAGCATGGTGATGGCATATCGAATGTAAGATCCaagttgaataaaattAGATCTTTGATGGTTGCTAACAGCGATAGTATCGAGGACTCTGAGATGTATCTACATCACGATTGGCAGTATATCACCTGTCACAAAACCCATGCAAAAAGTCCGGACGGGTGGTTCTTGATTGCGAgaacaaaatttttcgatGATGGTAAGGAGCAAACTTTACCTGACATAACTTTATCCAGTATAAAGTGTAAGTTGGAATTCAGTTA is part of the Eremothecium cymbalariae DBVPG#7215 chromosome 2, complete sequence genome and encodes:
- the GDB1 gene encoding bifunctional 4-alpha-glucanotransferase/amylo-alpha-1,6-glucosidase (similar to Ashbya gossypii AEL276C); this translates as MRRFLLRLGDGGEPVESCSNGKGVLVLPSVPFPKNKRDVDPLFTVRLVIAAGCPISRDGLVWTNCPLDSGSEFIRSKFHKHLIRTSFHQDAYVDLNVFVPGSYCYYVSFKGDKDKLDTTRKFYFIVPPALYIGDRYLPMGSLSVQTLVSKWIDKNDWSAMFSKVAEKGYNMIHFTPLQKRGKSDSPYSLFDQLQFDPTFFQDKNDVIQMVNKLHKEYGILTMTDVVFNHTASDSLWLLDHPEAAYNMETAPQLISAMELDHELIKFSDNMEELGYPIIIKSTSDLLHVIDGIKTHVLNHLKLWEFYVINVQKTLAEVPAKWNATDDVDIEVPEDIKYDLTKLAEYVRTCAAEKNFTSLSTRYSNQLNILKFISILKGLYGTTWGGETQQEAVKILDAVNLPLYKDYDTDVAAILEQLYNRIRYLRLDPTGPQLGKITKECPLTECYFTRVTAKNGKEYSFANNGWIWNGNPLVDFASSDSRAYLRREVIIWSDCVKLRYGNGPEDSPYLWERMSKYITLNAEIFDGFRIDNCHSTPLHVGEYFLDLARKVNPNLYITAELFTGNEALDCLFVERLAISSLIREAMQASSEEELSSIVHRYGGKPIGSYHYMPLDDFPYSAQLPKDDISLPEFGFIQQNANPEGISYAVPNVLTATSPHALFMDCTHDNETPYQRRTLEDTLPTALLVSFCSSAIGSVYGYDEVYPHQLDLVQENRTYSVQHGDGISNVRSKLNKIRSLMVANSDSIEDSEMYLHHDWQYITCHKTHAKSPDGWFLIARTKFFDDGKEQTLPDITLSSIKCKLEFSYSLEKIGDVPAEDDSVIHGIPTRLNKLDGFVVKYDSEQNVSTISLPEYFPKGSIAVFRTTQLGFDKDLDQFIKSGIVSATENLNLYSLNTILYRCNAEELDITSGRIGVYYVPNYGELCYCGLQGWVSVLKDVIFRNDLAHPLSEHLRNGHWAMDYMVDRLNEYAENAGISEIKEWLRLRFERVKLLPYYLIPRYFALVVGVAYAACRCRAMSLMPKHISCATLFVQRLAMMSIQLVSKVQSASLYPDINVPSMAAGLPHFSTGHMRCWGRDVFISLRGLLVITGRVNDAKAHILGFAKTLKHGLIPNLLAAGREPRYNARDATWFFLQSVQDYITIVPDGEQILNEKVTRRFPLDDRYIPYDDPECFTHVSSVEDIIYEIFARHARGIKYREANAGPDLDRVMKDNGFNVEVTIDWDTGLIHGGSQDNCGTWMDKMGESKKAGTYGVPGTPRNGAAIEINGLLKSALRFVIDLNERGLFKYKEVVRSDNSKITFKEWNRLLQNNFERFFYIPKDPSRDSDYEINPILVNRRGIYKDLFGTGKPYEDYQLRPNFAIAMTVAPELFTPEFAMGALEIADNFIRGPIGMVTLDPSDSDYYPYYVNSEDSYNAHTAKGRNYHQGPEWVWCTGFFLRAYHHFNVQATSKALVSKRKISSSLYHQLSRRLDGHRNWIAESPWAGLTELTNKDGQFCHDSSPTQSWSSGCLLDLFYDLWSEYENF